The genomic window TTACAAAAAGCCCTGGAACTCAACCCAAACGACGACAAGTCTCATTTCGCCTTAGGGGTAATCTATCAGGTAAAGCGGAAGACAAAACTGTCCGGCGGAAGGTAAAACGACACAAGCACGGCTCATTCTTCCTTCTCAACAAGGCTGATCAATAGGAAAGGTTTCCCTTTGCCTTCTGGCAAAGGTCTTGTATGTGATAATAACAGCATACCACCATTCCTTTAAATAACTCCCCCAAGAAAGCAATTTTCTTCTTTGTCTCTCCTTCAACTTAAGGATATAATATCCCCATAATCAGTAGTATAACATTACGGTGCAAAATCTTTTTTTCTCAGATTTTACCCTCCTTGGCTTTGTTATAAGCGCTCAGCGGAACGACAGGAAGGTGTAATTGCGGTCGTGCTGTGCTATAACCCCTAAGGTATTTTTGACATTTTTAGCAAAATATTATGGATGAAATTGACTCAGTCAGGGTTTAGAACCCCGACTGAGTTGACTCATGAATTCCATGCTTTGGATTTTGTTTTTCGCACTCGTACGGCTTCAGCATTATGTCTCTCGTTGTGGTTATAACCACGCTGATTTGAGAGATGGCTAGATATGGAGATTTTGCATGCCTCTTGATGGAGTCTGGCTCTCGGATGAACCCCTCTGGTACAAGGACGTCATTATCTATGAGCTTCACGTACGGGCATTTTACGACAGCAATGCCGATGGGATTGGAGATTTTGAGGGGCTTATAGAAAAACTGGATTATCTGGAGAATCTTGGCATAACAGCCATATGGCTTCTTCCTTTTTATCCATCCCCCCTTAAAGATGATGGATATGATATCGCAAATTATTTTGGCATCCATCCTGATTATGGCTTATTGCGGGACTTTAAGGAGTTTATCAGGGAGGCGCACAGAAGGGGTATGCGGATTATTACCGAACTTGTTCTGAATCATACCTCAGAGCGGCATCCCTGGTTTCAGATGGCAAGAAAGGCAAAACCCGGTTCTGCATTGCGAAATTTTTATGTCTGGAGTGACACACCTGAAAAATATAAAGAGGCAAGGGTCATTTTCAAGGACTTCGAATTATCCAACTGGACGTGGGATCCTGAGACGAAGGCTTACTACTGGCACCGATTTTTCACCCATCAACCCGATTTGAATTATGACAACCCCTTGGTGCAGAAGAAAATCATGAGGGTTATTAATTATTGGCTGGATATGGGCGTTGATGGATTTCGCCTGGATGCCGTGCCCTATCTTTTTGAAAGGGAAGGAACCAATTGTGAAAGTTTACCGGAGACCCACAGATTCTTAAAAGAACTCCGGGCATACCTGGATCGTAATTTTAAAAACCGGATGCTTCTTGCGGAGGCGAATCAGTGGCCTGAGGATGCGGTAACCTATTTTGGAAACGGAGACGAGTGTCACATGGCATTCCATTTTCCCCTTATGCCCAGGTTATTCATGGCAATCTGGACCGAGGACAGGTTTCCCATAATTGATATCCTTGAACAAACCCCCCCAATCCCAGACACGTGCCATTGGGCATTTTTTTTAAGAAACCACGATGAACTTACCCTGGAGATGGTAAGTGATGAAGAAAAAGATTATATGTACCGGGTCTATGCGAAAGACCCTGTGGCAAGGATCAATCTCGGCATACGGAGACGGCTTGCCCCCCTTCTCGGAAATAACCGGCGAAAGGTGGAAATCATGAATATCCTGCTTTTCTCTCTCCCGGGCACTCCCATTGTTTATTACGGTGATGAAATTGGAATGGGAGATAATTACCATCTTGGCGACAGAAACGGCGTGAGAACACCTATGCAATGGAATGTCGACAGAAACGCTGGTTTTTCCCGCGCAAATCCCCAGAAACTCTATCTCCCTCTTATTATCGACCCGGAATATCATTACGAAGCCGTTAACGTTGAAAATCAGGAAAAGAATCAGGCTTCCCTGCTCTGGTGGATGCGCAGGGTCATCGCCATGAGAAAACGTTTTAAGGCATTTGGAAGAGGAACGACTGAATTCTTATTTCCCGACAACCCAAAAGTGCTGGCATTTATCCGGCAGTATCATAACGAGGTCATCCTTGTCATTATTAATCTCTCGCGTTTTTCACAAGCAGTTGAGCTTGATCTTTCAAAATTTTCCGGATTTCAGCCAGAAGACATCTTTAGCGGAAATAAATTCCCACCAATAAAGGATACCCCCTATCTCTTTACCCTAGGCCATTACGATTATTTCTGGTTTGTCCTGAAAAAAGAGGAGGAGACCGCACCGTTTCGCAAAATACGACACATTCCTCATATCAGTGGAAACTGGAAAACCCTCTTTATGGGAAAAACGAAAGAACTGCTGGAAAGGGAAATCTTACCGCCTTATATGAAAATGTGCAGATACTATGGCGGTAGAATACAGGAAATGCGGGAAATAAGAATTACCGAGACTATAAAAATCAAAGAAAATACCTGCGATGCACAGATGCTTATTCTTGAAATAAAATACCTTACGGGACTATCGGACACCTGTTTTCTTCCCCTTTCCTTTTCATCCGGCGATACGGCGGAAAGCGTCGTCATAGAAAATCCACATGCCGTTGTTGCACACTTGAAGAATGACAATGCCGAAGGAATCATTTATGATAGTATCTACGATGAAGGATTCCGGAGTTATCTGCTGCGGATGTTTGTCAGAAGACATAGGCACCGCGGACTTCATGGCGAACTTATCACCACTACCGGGAAGACGATAAAAAAACGCAAAGAGGATGAACTCTTATCGTTGAAATCCCACGTTATTAAGGGAGAACAAAATAACTCGTCCCTCCTTTACGGCAAGGAACTCATTTGCAAACTTTACCGATGCCTTGATGAAGGGATAAATCCCGAACTGGAAATGTGTGAGTTCCTTACCGATAAGATTCCTTTTCGCCACGTCCCTCCGCTTTTGGGTGCAATCGAATACCGGCGGCACGGAGGTGAATTCCTAACGGTAGGCATGCTTCAGACCTTTGTCCCGAATGAAGGTGATGCGTGGACCTATACCCTTGACTGGATAGGAAGATACCTGGGCAGAATCCTTGCCAGAAAAAATGAACTTCAGGGAATATCCCCCGTTCCCCCTTCTTTTTTTGATCCTGCTCTTCAAGAGACACCCCTCCTATTTCAGGAATTGATCGGTGGTATATATCTTGAAATGGTATCCCTGCTGGGCAAAAGGACTGCCGAACTTCATCTGGCGCTCGCATCGGAAACGGAGGACACAAATTTTGCGCCAGAGCCGTTCACCGCATCCTATCAAAGGTCACTCTATCAATCTATGCAGTCTCGCACAAAAAGGATTTTTGCGCTCCTTAGAAAAAACACGAAAAATATCCCTGATCATCTTAAGGGATTAACGAACGACACCCTCAATCTTGAAAAGGAAATCATGAGTCGTTTCAAGGCCATTTGTACCCGGAAGATATCCGCGGCAAAGATAAGGATCCATGGGGATTATCACCTGGGACAGGTACTCTTCACGGGAAATGATTTTGCCATTATCGACTTTGAAGGAGAACTTGCGCGAAACGTAAGTGAAAGAAGATTAAAGAGGTCGCCATTACGAGATGTGGCAGGCATGATACGTTCCTTTCATTACGCCACCCATGCCACCCTTTTAAAATCTGCCCGCACGAATCCGGAAGAGACCCCGGCGCTGGAACCCTGGCTAGATTTATGGTACCGGTATGTGGGAGGCGTCTTTTTACGGTCATACCTTGAAACGGCTGGAAATGCATCTTTTATTCCAAAGAGCAGAGAAGATCTTGATATTATGCTCAGGGCATATCTCCTGGAAAAAGCTGTTTATGAGATTGGACATGAAATAAACAATCGTCCGGAATGGATTATGATACCCTGCAGGGGAATTAAGCATCTGCTTGAGACCAATTAAATCGTTTGAGATGAAAGAGAAAATCTATGAATACCCTAAGCCTCTTTACGGATCACGATATCTATCTCTTCAAAGAAGGGAACCATTTTCAGCTTTACAACAAACTCGGCTCCCACAGGATTGCAACAAGAGGAACCACAGGCGTCTATTTCGCCGTGTGGGCGCCGAATGCGGAAAGGGTCTCGGTCACGGGTGATTTTAATCAATGGAATAAGGCGTCTCATCCGCTAACACCACGGAAAGACGAATCCGGTATCTGGGAAGGATTCATTGAAGGCATTGAAAACGGGACGGCGTATAAATATCATATCACTTCCCGCTATCAAAACTATACGGCGGATAAAGGCGACCCATTCTCTCTGCGCTGGGAAACCCCTCCTAAAACTGCCTCTCTGGTATGGGATCTGAATTATGCATGGAATGACCGTGCATGGATGCATACCCGCCACAAAGCCAATTCATTGGAGGCTCCGTTTGCTATTTATGAAATCCATCTTGGTTCCTGGAGGCGAGTTCCTGAAGAAGGGAATAGATATCTCACCTATAAAGAGATGGCTCACCAGCTCGCTGATTATCTGAATGAACTGGGATTTACCCACGTTGAACTGCTACCGATTACCGAGCATCCCTTTTATGGTTCGTGGGGGTATCAGTCCGTGGGATACTTTGCGCCCACGAGCCGGTACGGAACTCCTCAGGATTTTATGTATTTCGTTGATTATCTGCATCAACGCGGAATCGGAGTTATTCTTGACTGGGTGCCTTCTCACTTTCCCGCGGATGAGTATGGTCTCGTCTATTTTGACGGCACACACCTCTATGAACACGCAGACCCAAAAAAGGGCTTTCATCCGGACTGGAAGAGCTACATTTTTAATTATGGCAGAAATGAAGTAAGGAATTTTCTTATCAGCAGCGCCTTCTTTTGGCTTGATAAATACCATATAGACGGTCTCAGGGTAGATGCCGTGGCTTCGATGCTTTATCTCGACTACTCAAGAAAAGACGGGGAATGGATACCAAACCAATACGGAAGCAGAGAAAATTTAGAGGCAATAGCCTTTATAAAAAGATTTAACGAGGCCGTCTATGAAACCTACCCGGACGTTCAAACGATTGCTGAAGAATCAACCGCATGGCCTATGGTGTCTAAACCAACCTATGTCGGCGGCCTCGGATTTGGTATGAAATGGAACATGGGTTGGATGCACGATACCCTGGCATTTTTTACCAAAGACCCGCTCTACCGAAAGTACCACAACAATCAACTTACCTTTAGCATCATGTACGCATTCTCCGAAAACTTCGTCCTCCCCTTTTCCCATGATGAAGTTGTCCACGGGAAAGGGTCTTTGGTGGGAAAAATGCCGGGTGACGAGTGGCAGCGGTGCGCGAATCTCAGGCTCCTCTTTGGATATCTGTACGGACATCCAGGGAAAAAACTTCTTTTTATGGGAGATGAATTTGCACAGGTAAAGGAATGGCACCATGATGAGAGCCTGGAATGGCACGTGTTACAATACCCCTTTCACGCGGGCGTTCAAAGATGGGTCAGGGATTTGAATCATCTTTACAGAAGCAAGCCGGCCTTGTACGAACGGGATTTTTGTTTCGACGGGTTCGAGTGGATAGACTTTCATGATTGGGAATGCAACGTTATCAGCTTCATAAGAAAGGGAAATGCTGCGGATGATGTCATTCTTGTGATAAGCAACTTTACCCCCATACTGCGGCATAATTATCGCGTGGGCGTCCCGCTGGGTGGCTATTGGAAAGAGGCATTAAACAGCGATGCAACTATCTATGGGGGTGGCGGACAGGGAAATTGTGGTGGAGCGGATGCGTCACCGGTACCGGCGCACGGAAGAGCCCATTCCCTTTCTCTTACCCTCCCTCCCCTGGGAATCCTCTTCCTGAAGTATGAAGGCAGAACTCGCTGATGGACAGATATATCTGCATTCACGGACATTTCTATCAACCACCGCGTGAAAATCCCTGGCTGGAGGCTATCGAATTACAGGATTCCGCCTTGCCATACCATGACTGGAACGAGAGGATAACCTCAGAATGTTATTCCCGCAATGCGGCATCCCGGATTTTGGACGGTGACGGACGCATCAAAGAAATCGTCAGTAATTACACCCGAATAAGCTTTAATTTCGGCCCTACCCTCCTTTCCTGGATGGAGAAATATGCCCCAGGCATATACCAGGCCATACTCGATGCAGACAGAAAAAGCAGGGAGTGGCGTTCCGGTCATGGAAACGCAATTGCGCAGGTTTACAATCATATCATCATGCCCCTTGCCAATACCCGTGATAAACGCACCCAGATCATCTGGGGAATCAGGGATTTTGAGCACCGGTTTCAGCGCTTTCCTGAAGGCATGTGGCTTTCGGAAACGGCAGTCG from Candidatus Brocadia sp. includes these protein-coding regions:
- the treS gene encoding maltose alpha-D-glucosyltransferase, with protein sequence MPLDGVWLSDEPLWYKDVIIYELHVRAFYDSNADGIGDFEGLIEKLDYLENLGITAIWLLPFYPSPLKDDGYDIANYFGIHPDYGLLRDFKEFIREAHRRGMRIITELVLNHTSERHPWFQMARKAKPGSALRNFYVWSDTPEKYKEARVIFKDFELSNWTWDPETKAYYWHRFFTHQPDLNYDNPLVQKKIMRVINYWLDMGVDGFRLDAVPYLFEREGTNCESLPETHRFLKELRAYLDRNFKNRMLLAEANQWPEDAVTYFGNGDECHMAFHFPLMPRLFMAIWTEDRFPIIDILEQTPPIPDTCHWAFFLRNHDELTLEMVSDEEKDYMYRVYAKDPVARINLGIRRRLAPLLGNNRRKVEIMNILLFSLPGTPIVYYGDEIGMGDNYHLGDRNGVRTPMQWNVDRNAGFSRANPQKLYLPLIIDPEYHYEAVNVENQEKNQASLLWWMRRVIAMRKRFKAFGRGTTEFLFPDNPKVLAFIRQYHNEVILVIINLSRFSQAVELDLSKFSGFQPEDIFSGNKFPPIKDTPYLFTLGHYDYFWFVLKKEEETAPFRKIRHIPHISGNWKTLFMGKTKELLEREILPPYMKMCRYYGGRIQEMREIRITETIKIKENTCDAQMLILEIKYLTGLSDTCFLPLSFSSGDTAESVVIENPHAVVAHLKNDNAEGIIYDSIYDEGFRSYLLRMFVRRHRHRGLHGELITTTGKTIKKRKEDELLSLKSHVIKGEQNNSSLLYGKELICKLYRCLDEGINPELEMCEFLTDKIPFRHVPPLLGAIEYRRHGGEFLTVGMLQTFVPNEGDAWTYTLDWIGRYLGRILARKNELQGISPVPPSFFDPALQETPLLFQELIGGIYLEMVSLLGKRTAELHLALASETEDTNFAPEPFTASYQRSLYQSMQSRTKRIFALLRKNTKNIPDHLKGLTNDTLNLEKEIMSRFKAICTRKISAAKIRIHGDYHLGQVLFTGNDFAIIDFEGELARNVSERRLKRSPLRDVAGMIRSFHYATHATLLKSARTNPEETPALEPWLDLWYRYVGGVFLRSYLETAGNASFIPKSREDLDIMLRAYLLEKAVYEIGHEINNRPEWIMIPCRGIKHLLETN
- the glgB gene encoding 1,4-alpha-glucan branching protein GlgB, with product MNTLSLFTDHDIYLFKEGNHFQLYNKLGSHRIATRGTTGVYFAVWAPNAERVSVTGDFNQWNKASHPLTPRKDESGIWEGFIEGIENGTAYKYHITSRYQNYTADKGDPFSLRWETPPKTASLVWDLNYAWNDRAWMHTRHKANSLEAPFAIYEIHLGSWRRVPEEGNRYLTYKEMAHQLADYLNELGFTHVELLPITEHPFYGSWGYQSVGYFAPTSRYGTPQDFMYFVDYLHQRGIGVILDWVPSHFPADEYGLVYFDGTHLYEHADPKKGFHPDWKSYIFNYGRNEVRNFLISSAFFWLDKYHIDGLRVDAVASMLYLDYSRKDGEWIPNQYGSRENLEAIAFIKRFNEAVYETYPDVQTIAEESTAWPMVSKPTYVGGLGFGMKWNMGWMHDTLAFFTKDPLYRKYHNNQLTFSIMYAFSENFVLPFSHDEVVHGKGSLVGKMPGDEWQRCANLRLLFGYLYGHPGKKLLFMGDEFAQVKEWHHDESLEWHVLQYPFHAGVQRWVRDLNHLYRSKPALYERDFCFDGFEWIDFHDWECNVISFIRKGNAADDVILVISNFTPILRHNYRVGVPLGGYWKEALNSDATIYGGGGQGNCGGADASPVPAHGRAHSLSLTLPPLGILFLKYEGRTR